Proteins encoded within one genomic window of Camelina sativa cultivar DH55 chromosome 19, Cs, whole genome shotgun sequence:
- the LOC104766619 gene encoding beta-1,4-mannosyl-glycoprotein 4-beta-N-acetylglucosaminyltransferase-like, translated as MTTIRSLRKPPSIKLVFPTLIILFLTCLFCILTNLQTISYLFRPLWDKPPPPFKRIPHYYAENVSMGHLCELHGWTPRSEPRQVFDAIIFSNELDLLELRWRELEPYVSKFVILESNTTFTGIPKPLFFDSNRERFSFAEGKIVHGVFPGRKRYKGQPYEDPFLLEGQQRVAMNWLLREAGISDGDAVIMSDADEIPSPHTVKFLQWCDGIPDAMHLEMREYMYSFEFPVDYSSWRASVHLYTRKWTQYRHSRQTDLILSDAGWHCSFCFRRLSDFVFKMKGYSHADRVRRKEFLDYPRIQRHICKGYDLFDMLPEKYSFKELISNIGPIQRSASAVHLPAFLIQNAARFRFLLPGGCIREP; from the coding sequence ATGACGACGATTCGATCGTTGCGTAAACCACCTTCTATAAAACTTGTGTTTCCAACTCTGATCATACTTTTCTTgacatgtttgttttgtatcttgACAAATTTGCAAACCATATCGTATCTTTTCCGTCCGCTTTGGGATAAACCGCCGCCACCTTTCAAACGGATACCTCATTACTACGCAGAGAATGTCTCCATGGGACATCTTTGTGAACTCCATGGGTGGACACCTCGGTCAGAGCCTAGGCAAGTCTTTGATGCCATCATTTTCAGCAACGAGCTTGACCTTCTCGAACTCAGATGGCGGGAACTAGAGCCTTACGTTTCAAAGTTTGTGATCTTGGAGTCAAACACTACGTTTACAGGGATCCCGAAGCCTCTTTTCTTCGATTCCAATAGGGAGAGGTTCTCGTTTGCAGAGGGTAAGATCGTACACGGAGTGTTTCCTGGGAGAAAGCGTTACAAGGGGCAGCCGTACGAGGACCCTTTTTTGCTGGAGGGGCAACAGCGGGTTGCGATGAACTGGTTGCTCAGAGAAGCTGGGATTTCTGATGGAGATGCGGTGATCATGTCAGATGCTGACGAGATTCCAAGCCCTCACACTGTGAAGTTTCTACAGTGGTGCGACGGGATACCAGATGCAATGCATCTAGAGATGAGGGAATACATGTACTCCTTCGAGTTCCCGGTTGATTACAGCAGCTGGAGAGCCTCTGTCCATCTATATACTAGGAAGTGGACTCAGTACCGCCACTCCCGACAGACAGACTTGATACTATCCGACGCAGGGTGGCATTGCAGCTTCTGTTTCAGACGACTCAGCGATTTCGTTTTCAAGATGAAAGGTTACAGTCATGCAGACAGAGTCAGGCGCAAGGAGTTTTTGGATTATCCGAGGATACAGAGACATATATGTAAAGGTTATGATCTCTTTGACATGCTTCCTGAAAAATACAGTTTCAAAGAGTTGATTAGCAATATCGGACCCATCCAGCGTTCTGCTTCTGCGGTACATCTACCTGCCTTTTTGATTCAGAACGCTGCTCGCTTTCGGTTTCTTCTCCCGGGAGGCTGTATCCGAGAACCCTAG
- the LOC104767943 gene encoding uncharacterized protein LOC104767943 yields the protein MMRTYTIVSMLTVTLLVTRITSSQVDDASCTPTEISEEYDYCGDSLMLGVPWVFLLKVCCDSIQRDKMKCICRTVTTLFLKNFDVNKLSKLSHACGDLLVPGSYCGIYKVPKVHQIQSRETQWDT from the exons atgatgagAACTTATACTATAGTCTCTATGCTCACGGTAACATTGTTGGTAACTAGAATAACATCCTCGCAGGTTGATGATGCTTCGTGTACTCCGACAGAGATTTCTGAAGAATATGATTATTGTGGCGATTCTCTCATGCTTGGTGTTCCTTGGGTTTTTCTATTAAAAGTATGTTGTGATAGTATACAAAGGGACAAGATGAAATGTATATGCCGAACCGTCACAACTCTGTTTTTGAAAAACTTTGACGTAAATAAGCTCTCCAAACTCTCTCATGCATGTGGCGAT CTCTTAGTCCCAGGATCTTACTGCGGAA TTTACAAAGTCCCGAAGGTACATCAGATTCAGAGCAGAGAAACACAATGGGATACTTAA
- the LOC104766620 gene encoding uncharacterized protein LOC104766620: MSFLAPCQILELNIISAQELAPVARCMKTYAIAWIDPERKLTTRVDNTGGTSPTWNDKFVFRLDEEALYDATSIVVIEIYALHWFKDIHVGTVQALISDLVSPSSAMRFVTLEVLRASGRPHGLLNIAVGLIDNSGQSMPLLFEDDLLFHKKNISPKPVGLRRSKSDTSSMVDSPRKVTQSRVSSTTNSGFEKDEFSSDSQMVVYEHQRKTPNTLLRQKKQQIVYGTPMRPRNKTAYTPKRNNIEYGTPMRSRPIIITESDLGPSASVVAAQIAKEKALTGKDAESTVISVGERSVEGLRSKLERWQANLPVVVDVGSSYQPSSEYKTNSNFNPKSNYKPNEIVPRNTQMVGAPLAKQGGRNNKKGGDYGLFSCFGNICGIECSIVCGGSSGQKVSKKKKKKK; this comes from the coding sequence atgtCTTTTCTTGCACCTTGTCAAATCTTGGAGCTGAATATTATTTCGGCCCAAGAATTAGCGCCTGTGGCACGGTGTATGAAGACATATGCTATCGCTTGGATTGATCCAGAGCGTAAATTGACGACTCGAGTCGACAATACGGGTGGAACAAGCCCTACATGGAACGACAAGTTTGTGTTTCGTCTTGATGAGGAAGCACTCTACGATGCCACATCAATAGTTGTTATAGAGATCTATGCATTACATTGGTTCAAAGACATTCATGTTGGCACGGTACAAGCCTTAATAAGTGACCTTGTCAGCCCTTCTTCAGCTATGAGATTTGTTACCCTAGAGGTTCTTCGTGCCTCGGGCCGCCCTCACGGCCTCCTAAACATTGCGGTAGGGCTTATCGATAACTCGGGCCAAAGCATGCCTCTTTTGTTTGAAGACGATTTGTTGTTTCACAAGAAAAACATATCTCCAAAACCTGTAGGGCTTCGACGGTCTAAAAGTGATACAAGCTCAATGGTGGATTCGCCAAGGAAGGTGACACAATCCCGTGTGAGTTCTACTACAAACTCAGGTTTTGAGAAAGATGAGTTTTCATCTGACTCTCAGATGGTTGTGTACGAGCACCAGAGGAAAACACCAAATACATTGTTGaggcaaaaaaaacaacaaatcgtGTATGGGACACCGATGAGGCCAAGGAACAAGACAGCATATACtcccaaaagaaacaatattgaATATGGAACACCAATGAGGTCAAGACCGATCATTATTACAGAGTCTGATTTGGGTCCTTCAGCCTCAGTGGTTGCTGCCCAAATTGCAAAGGAGAAGGCTCTTACAGGGAAAGATGCGGAAAGTACTGTGATAAGTGTTGGTGAACGAAGCGTTGAGGGTCTTCGTTCTAAGCTAGAAAGGTGGCAAGCCAATCTACCAGTGGTTGTAGACGTGGGTTCAAGTTATCAACCAAGTTCTGAGTATAAAACAAACTCTAACTTCAACCCTAAATCAAATTACAAGCCCAATGAAATCGTCCCAAGAAATACCCAGATGGTTGGAGCTCCGCTCGCGAAGCAAGGTGGGAGGAACAACAAGAAAGGAGGAGATTAtggattgttttcttgttttggtaacATTTGTGGCATTGAGTGTTCCATTGTTTGTGGTGGCTCTAGTGGACAAAAAgtatccaagaagaagaagaaaaagaagtga
- the LOC104766621 gene encoding serine--glyoxylate aminotransferase isoform X2, translating into MDYMYGPGRHHLFVPGPVNIPEPVIRAMNRNNEDYRSPAIPALTKTLLEDVKKIFKTTSGTPFLFPTTGTGAWESALTNTLSPGDRIVSFLIGQFSLLWIDQQKRLNFNVDVVESEWGQGANLQVLASKLSQDENHSIKAICIVHNETATGVTNDISAVRTLLDHYKHPALLLVDGVSSICALDFRMDEWGVDVALTGSQKALSLPTGLGIVCASPKALEATKTSKSLKVFFDWNDYLKFYKLGTYWPYTPSIQLLYGLRAALDLIFEEGLENIIARHARLGKATRLAVEAWGLKNCTQKEEWISNTVTAVMVPPHIDGSEIVRRAWQRYNLSLGLGLNKIAGKVFRIGHLGNVNELQLLGCLAGVEMILKDVGYPIVMGSGVAAASTYLQNHIPLIPSRI; encoded by the exons atggACTATATGTATGGACCAGGGAGGCACCATCTGTTTGTACCAGGACCAGTGAACATACCGGAACCGGTAATCCGGGCGATGAACCGGAACAACGAGGATTACCGGTCACCGGCCATTCCGGCACTTACAAAAACCCTGTTGGAGGACGTGAAGAAGATATTCAAGACCACATCTGGGACGCCGTTTCTGTTTCCCACCACAGGGACTGGTGCTTGGGAGAGTGCCTTGACCAACACGTTATCTCCTGGTGACAGGATCGTTTCGTTTCTGATTGGACAATTTAGCTTGCTCTGGATTGACCAGCAGAAGAGGCTAAATTTCAATGTTGATGTGGTTGAGAGTGAGTGGGGACAAGGTGCTAATCTCCAAGTCTTAGCCTCAAAGCTCTCACAAGACGAGAACCATTCCATCAAAGCCATTTGCATTGTCCACAACGAGACAGCTACCGGAGTCACCAATGACATCTCTGCTGTCCGAACCCTCCTTG ATCACTACAAGCACCCGGCTTTGCTGCTTGTGGACGGTGTCTCGTCCATTTGTGCGCTTGATTTCCGAATGGATGAGTGGGGAGTGGACGTGGCCTTGACCGGCTCTCAGAAAGCCTTATCTCTTCCAACAGGACTTGGTATTGTGTGCGCCAGTCCCAAAGCCTTGGAAGCTACCAAAACTTCTAAATCCCTCAAAGTATTCTTTGACTGGAATGACTACCTCAAGTTTTACAAGCTGGGAACCTATTGGCCTTACACACCTTCCATTCAACTCCTCTACGGTCTTAGAGCTGCTCTTGATCTTATCTTTGAGGAAGGACTTGAGAATATAATCGCCCGTCATGCTCGTCTTGGAAAGGCCACCAG GCTGGCGGTGGAAGCATGGGGGCTGAAGAACTGCACACAGAAGGAGGAGTGGATAAGTAACACAGTGACAGCAGTTATGGTGCCCCCACATATAGACGGTTCGGAGATTGTGAGAAGGGCATGGCAGAGGTACAACCTAAGTCTTGGTCTTGGTCTCAACAAAATTGCTGGAAAGGTTTTCAGAATTGGACACCTTGGAAACGTGAATGAG TTACAACTTTTGGGGTGTCTTGCTGGAGTGGAGATGATACTGAAGGATGTTGGGTACCCAATTGTAATGGGAAGTGGGGTTGCAGCTGCTTCTACTTATCTTCAGAACCACATCCCTCTCATTCCCTCTAGAATCTAA
- the LOC104766621 gene encoding serine--glyoxylate aminotransferase isoform X1, whose product MDYMYGPGRHHLFVPGPVNIPEPVIRAMNRNNEDYRSPAIPALTKTLLEDVKKIFKTTSGTPFLFPTTGTGAWESALTNTLSPGDRIVSFLIGQFSLLWIDQQKRLNFNVDVVESEWGQGANLQVLASKLSQDENHSIKAICIVHNETATGVTNDISAVRTLLDHYKHPALLLVDGVSSICALDFRMDEWGVDVALTGSQKALSLPTGLGIVCASPKALEATKTSKSLKVFFDWNDYLKFYKLGTYWPYTPSIQLLYGLRAALDLIFEEGLENIIARHARLGKATRLAVEAWGLKNCTQKEEWISNTVTAVMVPPHIDGSEIVRRAWQRYNLSLGLGLNKIAGKVFRIGHLGNVNELQLLGCLAGVEMILKDVGYPIVMGSGVAAASTYLQNHIPLIPSRI is encoded by the exons atggACTATATGTATGGACCAGGGAGGCACCATCTGTTTGTACCAGGACCAGTGAACATACCGGAACCGGTAATCCGGGCGATGAACCGGAACAACGAGGATTACCGGTCACCGGCCATTCCGGCACTTACAAAAACCCTGTTGGAGGACGTGAAGAAGATATTCAAGACCACATCTGGGACGCCGTTTCTGTTTCCCACCACAGGGACTGGTGCTTGGGAGAGTGCCTTGACCAACACGTTATCTCCTGGTGACAGGATCGTTTCGTTTCTGATTGGACAATTTAGCTTGCTCTGGATTGACCAGCAGAAGAGGCTAAATTTCAATGTTGATGTGGTTGAGAGTGAGTGGGGACAAGGTGCTAATCTCCAAGTCTTAGCCTCAAAGCTCTCACAAGACGAGAACCATTCCATCAAAGCCATTTGCATTGTCCACAACGAGACAGCTACCGGAGTCACCAATGACATCTCTGCTGTCCGAACCCTCCTTG ATCACTACAAGCACCCTGCTTTGCTGCTTGTGGACGGTGTCTCGTCCATTTGTGCGCTTGATTTCCGAATGGATGAGTGGGGAGTGGACGTGGCCTTGACCGGCTCTCAGAAAGCCTTATCTCTTCCAACAGGACTTGGTATTGTGTGCGCCAGTCCCAAAGCTTTGGAAGCTACCAAAACTTCTAAATCCCTCAAAGTATTCTTTGACTGGAATGACTACCTCAAGTTTTACAAGCTGGGAACCTATTGGCCTTACACACCTTCCATTCAACTCCTCTACGGTCTTAGAGCTGCTCTTGATCTTATCTTTGAGGAAGGACTTGAGAATATAATCGCCCGTCATGCTCGTCTTGGAAAGGCCACCAG GCTGGCGGTGGAAGCATGGGGGCTGAAGAACTGCACACAGAAGGAGGAGTGGATAAGTAACACAGTGACAGCAGTTATGGTGCCCCCACATATAGACGGTTCGGAGATTGTGAGAAGGGCATGGCAGAGGTACAACCTAAGTCTTGGTCTTGGTCTCAACAAAATTGCTGGAAAGGTTTTCAGAATTGGACACCTTGGAAACGTGAATGAG TTACAACTTTTGGGGTGTCTTGCTGGAGTGGAGATGATACTGAAGGATGTTGGGTACCCAATTGTAATGGGAAGTGGGGTTGCAGCTGCTTCTACTTATCTTCAGAACCACATCCCTCTCATTCCCTCTAGAATCTAA